The Mycolicibacterium hassiacum DSM 44199 genome includes a window with the following:
- a CDS encoding MMPL/RND family transporter, producing the protein MRASTTESGTQQDPRSRLATWIRRMAVPIIIGWVVLIGVLNSTVPQLEVVGQMRSVSMSPSDAPSVIAMKRVGEVFQEFKSDSSAMVVLEGDQPLGDDARRYYDELLAKIRADTTHVEYIQDFWGDPLTEAAALSADRKAVYVEVFLAGNIGEQLSNDSVEALKKIVEETPPPPGVKVYVTGSSALIADQQIASDRSVRIIEYVTFAVIITMLLLVYRSVVTVVLALLMVFMSLAATRGVVAFLGYHELIGLSTFATNLLVTLAIAASTDYAIFLIGRYQEGRTLGQDKETAFHTMFRGTAHVVLGSGMTIAGATFCLSFTRLPYFQSLGVPLAVGMTTAVLVALTLGSAIITVASRFGALEPKRAMRIRGWRKIGAAIVRWPAPILMATIVLSLVGLLTLPGYRPNYNNRLYLPSDLPANQGFAAAERHFSPATMNPELLLIETDRDLRNSADFLVIDKIAKQVFRVPGIGRVQTITRPTGKPIEFSTLPAQIGLSGVTQDLNRKYLQDRMDDMLVQAEEMQKTIENLERMVALMREMSATTHSMVEKTRTMTVDITELRDHIADFDDFMRPLRNYFYWEPHCFNIPVCHSIRSIFDLIDDTNLMTDNIQDLLPEMEKLDALMPQMLALMPQQIESMKLMRNMMLTMHATQAGMQDQQAAMTENQTAMSDAFNNAWNDDTFFLPPEIFDNEDFKRGMENFISPDGRAVRMIVQHEGDPLSADGIERIDKIKQAAKEAIKGTPLEGAKIYIGGTASAFKDMKEGNTYDLIIAGILALALIFTIMLIITRSLVAAAVIVGTVVLSLGASFGMSVLIWQHVLGIELQFMVMAMAVIILLAVGADYNLLLVARLKEELPAGINTAIIRAMGGSGSVVTSAGLVFAFTMISMLVSELTVVAQVGTTIGMGLLFDTLVIRAFMTPSVAALLGRWFWWPQVVRQRPKPARWPAPPAPSSETTQELPIR; encoded by the coding sequence ATGCGAGCTTCGACCACCGAATCCGGCACCCAGCAGGATCCGCGTAGCCGCTTGGCCACGTGGATCCGCCGCATGGCCGTTCCGATCATCATCGGCTGGGTTGTCCTGATCGGCGTGCTCAACAGCACGGTGCCGCAACTCGAGGTCGTCGGGCAGATGCGCTCGGTGTCGATGAGCCCGTCGGATGCGCCGTCGGTCATCGCGATGAAGCGCGTCGGCGAGGTCTTCCAGGAGTTCAAATCCGACAGCTCGGCGATGGTCGTGCTCGAGGGCGACCAGCCGCTCGGCGACGACGCCCGCCGCTACTACGACGAGCTGCTCGCCAAGATCCGGGCCGACACCACGCACGTCGAGTACATCCAGGACTTCTGGGGCGACCCGCTCACCGAGGCCGCGGCGCTGAGCGCCGATCGCAAAGCCGTCTACGTCGAGGTCTTCCTCGCCGGCAACATCGGCGAGCAGCTGTCCAACGACTCGGTCGAGGCGCTGAAGAAGATCGTCGAGGAGACCCCGCCCCCGCCGGGGGTGAAGGTCTACGTGACCGGCTCGTCGGCGCTGATCGCCGATCAGCAGATCGCCAGCGACCGCAGCGTGCGGATCATCGAGTACGTCACGTTCGCGGTGATCATCACCATGCTGCTGCTGGTCTACCGGTCGGTGGTGACCGTGGTGCTGGCGCTGCTCATGGTGTTCATGTCGCTGGCGGCCACCCGCGGTGTGGTGGCGTTCCTCGGCTACCACGAGCTCATCGGGCTGTCCACCTTCGCGACCAACCTGCTCGTCACGCTGGCGATCGCCGCGTCCACCGACTACGCGATCTTCCTCATCGGCCGCTACCAGGAAGGTCGCACCCTCGGCCAGGACAAGGAGACGGCGTTCCACACCATGTTCCGCGGCACCGCGCACGTGGTGCTCGGGTCCGGCATGACGATCGCCGGCGCCACCTTCTGCCTGAGCTTCACCCGGCTGCCGTACTTCCAGTCGCTGGGCGTGCCGCTGGCGGTGGGCATGACCACCGCGGTGTTGGTGGCGCTGACCCTCGGTTCGGCGATCATCACGGTCGCCAGCCGGTTCGGCGCGCTCGAGCCCAAGCGCGCGATGCGGATCCGCGGCTGGCGCAAGATCGGGGCGGCCATCGTGCGCTGGCCCGCACCGATCCTGATGGCGACGATCGTGCTGTCCCTGGTCGGGCTGCTCACCCTGCCGGGTTACCGGCCCAACTACAACAACCGGCTCTATCTGCCCTCGGACCTACCGGCCAACCAGGGGTTCGCGGCGGCCGAGCGGCACTTCTCCCCCGCCACCATGAACCCCGAGTTGCTGCTCATCGAGACCGATCGCGATCTGCGCAACTCGGCGGACTTCCTGGTGATCGACAAGATCGCCAAGCAGGTGTTCCGCGTGCCCGGCATCGGCCGCGTACAGACCATCACCCGGCCCACCGGCAAACCCATCGAGTTCAGCACCCTCCCGGCCCAGATCGGCCTCAGCGGGGTCACCCAGGACCTGAACCGCAAGTACCTGCAGGACCGCATGGACGACATGCTGGTGCAGGCCGAGGAGATGCAGAAGACCATCGAGAACCTCGAGCGGATGGTCGCGCTGATGCGCGAGATGAGCGCGACCACGCACAGCATGGTCGAGAAGACCCGCACGATGACCGTCGATATCACCGAATTGCGGGATCACATCGCCGATTTCGACGACTTCATGCGGCCGCTGCGCAACTACTTCTACTGGGAGCCGCACTGCTTCAACATCCCGGTCTGTCATTCGATCCGGTCGATCTTCGATCTGATCGACGACACGAACCTGATGACCGACAACATCCAGGATCTGCTGCCGGAGATGGAGAAGCTCGATGCGCTGATGCCGCAGATGCTGGCGCTGATGCCGCAGCAGATCGAGTCGATGAAGCTGATGCGGAACATGATGCTGACCATGCACGCCACCCAGGCGGGCATGCAGGATCAGCAGGCCGCCATGACCGAGAACCAGACGGCCATGAGCGACGCGTTCAACAACGCCTGGAACGACGACACCTTCTTTCTGCCGCCGGAGATCTTCGACAACGAGGATTTCAAGCGCGGCATGGAGAACTTCATCTCGCCGGACGGCCGCGCGGTGCGGATGATCGTGCAGCACGAGGGCGATCCGCTGTCCGCCGACGGCATCGAACGCATCGACAAGATCAAGCAGGCCGCCAAGGAGGCGATCAAGGGCACTCCGCTGGAGGGGGCCAAGATCTACATCGGCGGCACCGCCTCGGCCTTCAAGGACATGAAGGAGGGCAACACCTACGACCTGATCATCGCCGGGATCCTCGCGCTCGCCCTGATCTTCACGATCATGCTGATCATCACCCGCAGCCTGGTGGCCGCGGCGGTGATCGTCGGCACCGTGGTGCTGTCGCTGGGCGCCTCGTTCGGGATGTCGGTGCTGATCTGGCAGCACGTGCTGGGCATCGAGCTGCAGTTCATGGTCATGGCGATGGCGGTGATCATCCTGTTGGCGGTCGGCGCCGACTACAACCTGCTGCTGGTGGCGCGCTTGAAGGAGGAGCTGCCGGCCGGCATCAACACCGCGATCATCCGCGCCATGGGCGGCAGCGGGTCGGTGGTGACCTCGGCCGGCCTGGTGTTCGCCTTCACCATGATCTCCATGCTGGTCAGCGAGCTGACCGTGGTGGCGCAGGTCGGCACCACGATCGGTATGGGCCTGCTGTTCGACACGCTGGTGATCCGCGCGTTCATGACGCCGTCGGTTGCCGCGCTGCTGGGCCGGTGGTTCTGGTGGCCGCAGGTGGTTCGGCAGCGGCCGAAGCCGGCGCGGTGGCCCGCGCCGCCAGCGCCGTCGTCAGAAACCACGCAAGAGTTGCCCATCCGCTGA
- a CDS encoding DUF5078 domain-containing protein has product MILPATAAADSTDDYPIPNRMLKTTCTVDQYMAAVRDTSPVYYERYMIDYKNKPPHVQQGARDRIYWFFSLDYPARRQYSENVATNIHYEQMAFHWPNWAKLFFNNKGVVAHATDVCHEYPPTDPTVWNW; this is encoded by the coding sequence ATGATCCTGCCCGCAACGGCAGCAGCCGACTCCACCGACGACTACCCCATCCCCAACCGGATGCTCAAGACCACCTGCACCGTCGACCAGTACATGGCCGCGGTCCGCGACACCAGCCCGGTCTACTACGAGCGGTACATGATCGACTACAAGAACAAACCGCCGCACGTCCAGCAGGGCGCCCGCGACCGCATCTACTGGTTCTTCTCACTCGACTACCCCGCCCGGCGGCAGTACTCCGAAAACGTCGCCACCAACATCCATTACGAACAGATGGCCTTCCACTGGCCCAACTGGGCGAAGCTGTTCTTCAACAACAAAGGCGTCGTCGCCCACGCCACCGACGTCTGCCACGAATACCCACCCACCGACCCCACCGTGTGGAACTGGTAA